From the Salvelinus alpinus chromosome 12, SLU_Salpinus.1, whole genome shotgun sequence genome, the window TCTCAAGTTTCAATTCACAAGTTGGGTGTGGGTGTTCAAATATTTGAATCTACGTGGCCGtgcctgtgtgtgcatgcttatgtataagtgtgtgtggggacgtgtgagtgtttgtgcatgtgtgtgtgtgtgtgtgcgcacaaacGCTAATATTGGTGGCCCTAAAAGCTCTTTGTTCCCTGAagtgtacagtatgtctgtaTTACACCAGCCATGACTCCATTATATTCTCCATAAAGTTCCCTACAAACACCAGAAggtaatacatacatacatacatacattcttTTACAATACAACAATCTTCCTGAGTATTCAATAACAAGACTACATATATTTCTTTAAAAAGGCAAAAATAAAAAAGAATGTATACATCAAAAACACAAGCAGACTCCGATTTTAGGATTCTAAGAGTATCTCTATGAAAACGGCACATTTGCATTGGTTTGACAGTGTACTCTTTAGTAAACTCTGGAAAAAAAAGAAacgcccctttttcaggaccctgtctttcaaagatcatttgtaaaaatccaaataacttcacagatcttcattgtaaagggtttaaacactggttcccatgcttgttcaatgaaccataaacatttaatgaacatgcacctgtggaacggtcgtaaagacactaacagcttacagatagtaggcaattaaggtcacagttatcaaaacttaggacactaaagaggcctttctactgactctgaaaaacaccaaaataaatattcccagggtccctgctcatctgcgtgaatgtgacttaggcatgctgcaaggaggtatgaggactgcagatgtggccagagcaataaattgcaatgtccgtactgtgagacgcctaagacagctgatcgtcctcgcagtggcagaccacatgtaacaacacctgcacacgaTCGGTACGAACataacacctgcgggacaggtacaggatggcaacaacaactgccagagttacaccaggaatgcacaatccctccatcagtgctcaggctgtccccaataggctgagagaggcaggactgagggcttgtaggcctgttgtaaggcaggtcctcaccagacttcATTGACAACAACGTCGGCTATGGGCACAAaccaaacccactgtcgctggaccagacaggactgggaaaaagtgctcttcactgacgagtcgcggttttgtctcaccaggggtgatggtcggattcgcgtttatcgtcgaaggaatgagcgttacaccgaggcctgtactctggagcgggatcgatttggaggtggagggtccgtcatggtctggggcggtgtgtcaagcatcatcggactgagcttgttgtcattgcaggcaatctcaacactgtgcgttacagagaagacatcctcctccctcatgtggtacccttcctgcaggctcatcttgacatgaccctccagcatgacaatgccaccagccatactgctcgttctgtgcgtgatttcctgcaagacagtaatgtcagtgttctgccatggccagcgaagagcctggatctggcaaatctggtgcagtccatgaggaggagatgcactgcagtatttaatgcagctggtggccacaccagatactgactgttacttttgattttgaccccccccccccccctttgctcagggacacattattcaatttctgttagtcacatgtctgtggaactggttcagtgtatgtctcagttgttgaatgttatgttcatacaaatatttacacatgttaagtttgctgaaaattaacgcagttgatagtgagaggactttttttgctgagtttatatgctgTAGttaaaattctctctctctcgagtcTGTTTCTACAAGTATCTCTTTCTGCAGGTTTAAGTATTTGAATGTATTGATAGAGCTGCATGTAACACTGCATAATGAACAATAGTTAACCTAATTTCAGTTTTTGACAAAATAAGCAATGCATAgtatagagaatcattgtaccatctaaactgttgtgaaatatattttcaataaccaaaaatattgtattttcagctgtttaaagctgttgtacaaaaccgaaagtaaaagaagcAAAAACTAAAGAACGGGAAgtatagaaatagcacacatagaatagatctactgcttcttaggcTTGCTTTCGATGAGAATAacatatctataactcacatttctatgtgaatttggtcaggttgcccaaaaagttacatattgcagctttaacagaaaaagaaaaagagtgagtgagtgaaacaAACTGAGAAAAAGCAGGGACGGGAAAACATGGTGAAaatggagagaaagatggagaaatAACATAGAAACACTGTCAAAAGAAAACagggaaaagggaaggggggagagggggacatTCGTTTCAAAGCGAGTTGTATAGAGGCACCAAGCCTCAGAAGAGCTGTCATTGTGCTCGTGGTGTCATGTTATTAAAGTACATCACATCAATTATGTTCTTCTCTACTTTTTGGTCTGAAAGGTTATGATTCTTATGGTGCTGTAGGAGGTAATAGAGTCAAACGTCCTTTCCATATCAAGTGGCCACTCCAATTAAGAGAGCAACGcttcaaaacaacaacattgcAATGTCACTGTCGTAGCAGATTGGGAAATAAATAGGATCCTGAGAGAAGCGGTCGGTAATCCATTGACTGCCTGATTTagccctatccatctagatccctccctctgtcctcacaCCACCCCACCATACCCATACAGGACAAAGTGCCCCTTGACTCTGGAGAAAATCTAAGAATGAAAATGATATAAGATAGGAGGCGGATTCAAGTCATTTGCCATTTTCTCTCCTTTCTGGTTAGATCACATGACCTCTCATTGCAAAATCCAATTATTATTGCCCCCAGTTTTTGTCAGAGTAAGTACTCTACTTGGTTTTCAAATAACAATAAAACCGAGGGACCCCCAGAGAGTTTTCCTTTCAAGTGCCTGAACTAGCGTCCTCCAGTTGGGTCCTCAGATCGTGCATGTGACACAGGCATCTTCATGGCCAGCCTCTGATGTGGGAAGCCAtgttcccctcctcccccactcTCCCCCCCTAGGCCTGAGGAGGGGCTGTACTCCCCCTGCCCACCATAAGGAGGCGACACCAGAGGCTTGCCGGGCTTGTAGGCCTGGACTTCTGAGCCCGCTATGTCGTAGTCGTTGCCGTGACCATTGCCGTGGCTCTTGCTGTGGCCGTTGCCGTACTTCCTGTACCGCGagccatctcctcctccctcctctccctcttccgccATCTCAAAGGCCTTGCGTTTCAGCGGCCCTCCTGTCTCAGAGCCGGCCCCTAGGCTGTGACTGGGGTAGCCATAGCTGCTCCCCTCCATGGTGGACCGGGGGGTCAGGGGGGTAGGGGTGCTCAGTCCAGAGGGGAGGTAGGAGGCACTGGGGTGGCTGTGGCTGTAGCTGGCTGCCAGGCTGGTCTGGAGGTGGGGGTAGCAGCCTGGCGGGTAGTTGTATACAGGGTTGGTAGGGTTGTAGCTGGACACCAGGATGGGGGTGGTTTGCAGAGAGGCTGGGGGAAGTGCTGAGCCGGGCTGGAGGCAGTATCCTGAGGAGAGGTAGGTGCTGTTGTAGGAGAGGGGGTAGTCCTGAGAGGGGGGGCCATTACAGGAGCCACCACCACTAtacccagggtcagaggtcaagtTACTGTTCACCACCGTCACACTGCCCGTGCCAGGGAGGCCCACTGATGCTGATCCCACTTTGGCCCCCGCTGCCAGGGCCTCCAGCGCAGGGTAACACTCCATGCCCTGCCCCAGGGCCCAGGGCTCAGTCTCACTCTTCAGGAAGGTCCCAAGCTCTGAGTAAGCCCCTGGGGCAGGCCTTTCGTAGGGCAGCTCCAGGCCTGAGTACTTTTCGGCATAGCGTTTTAACAAGGAAGAGGCGGTGAGGGCAGAGATGTCGTCGCTGGCCCAGGGGTATCCGGCTGCAGTGGTGTAACCACGTGAGTCGTGTTTGtgggcagagggaggggaggtggtggAAGACACATCCAGGTGCTGCTCAGGCCACTGGGACAGGGGGGCCGCGTGCTCCGGAGACCAGTGCATCTTCAACAGACCtacagacccacagagagaggacagggagagcatgGTTATTCACCACGTATTACATtttgtcaggtgccacaaagagagacctcggaaaattacaattggctcagaacagggcatcACGGCTGACCTTTAAATGTACATGGAGatttaacattaataatatgcatgtaaatctctcatggctcaaagtggagagattgacttcatcactacttgtttttgtatgaAGTGTTTACATGCTGAATGCACCAAcatgtctgtttaaactactagaaCACAAcgtggacacccatgcataccccacaagacatgccaccagaggtctcttcacaatccccaagtcaacaacagactatgggaggcgcacagtactacatagagccatgagtacatggaactctattccacatcatgtaactgatgcaagcagtagaatcagataaaaaatacaccttatggaacagcggggaccgtgaagagacacacacacaggtacagacacatgataagacacacactctacacacgtacacatggattttgtattgtagatatgtggtagtagagtagtggcctgagggaacacacttaatgtgttgggaaagtgttatgaaatgtaatgtcatataatttttttaattgtatataactgccttaatgttgctggaccccaggaagagtagctgctgccttggcaggaactaatggggatccataataaatacaaaatccaTCAGTCCAGTTTTAGAGCAGAGATAACTGCAAATTATTCAGGTTCAGATAACCATACCACACTGGTAATACACTAACTAAATGCAAATAGATTGAGTTTATACAAGATAAAATACAACAAAGTTCCACTTTACTCAAGGTTTCATGGAGATTGACTTCTTTCTCACTTGAAAACCCAAGGAAATAAGATTTTCTAAAAAACATTACAGTCCCGCTGACCAGCAGAGCCCATTATCATGTCTTTGCTTAGCAATCCCTCTTCTCCCCAGTGCCCCACACTGCTCCTACAGTTCTACCCGCGGAGGGTACCTTGTGTTCTGAGCTCCTCCATGCCTAATCGTCATGAACAACACAGCCCCTGGCCTGGTCTCCAGGGCGATAAGCCCCTATCAGCCGCCCCGCTCCCCTCTGTCCTGCTCTCTCACTGGGATCATTGTTGTCCCTCTGTACGGGGCTCTGTGTGTGAGACCCCCACTCTACTCATTctaacacgaacacacacacacatacaaacaaccgcatacacactcacacacgcacattaGTGCAGTGGTTTCCGTTGGTGCAGTGATCAACCATTTTGATTGGCTTTGCAGGCTGCGTGTCTTTGAGCAGGCATTAGGCTGACATTCCAGGCATTgcagagtattattaaactgtcCTGACCCTTTGAGCCTGGGCCAGAGGGACTACAACAGaactgagagggggagggagggagggaaagagggaaagaggggaaagagagagagaaaggtggagacagagagggggggagagagggagcaaagAGAAACCTATGGTTGTTCACATGCTTTACCAGTCTCCCCTATACTAGTTAGTTGCGTGGAGGTGAGCGTTTATGAGCTCAGTGTTGAGTTTGTTTACACTACAACTCTGTAGCGTCTGGTGCCTACATCTGACTGTCTGCTCTCTCCATACACTTAACAGTGTTTTTGTGTGCCCACACAAATAcacgcacacaaatacacactctTTAGCGACGGAGCTTTGTTCAGTCTTGAAGCTCCCGACCAGCTGACCTGGTTTTGAGAGTCTGTGTTGGATCAGGGTTAAATCGAGGTAAAGAATAAACACAATCCACACGGACACATCTACAGTATACTAGAGTGTACATACAAAGGCTTACACAAAGTGACTTCAAGGGAAACACacctatacacatacacactctccgagacacagactaacccacacatgcacatacactgtACATGGggatatacacaaacacacacagtctgagtaATTCTCACTGAGATGGGAGCCCTCTCTAATCAAGATGAGACATTTTCTACTGTACCAGGCTTAATCTATGTTCTGTAAACCTAATCTACACTCAAACTGTCTGAAGACTGAATGAAGTCGGGAATCAGGATCAGACTGGTCCCGACTGGACTGGAGACAATCACAACAACACAATTATGGATTAGGAGATGCaaagctagtgtgtgtgtgtgtgtgtgtgtgattttttttGCGCATGCATACAgtacttgtgtgtttgtgtgcacaaaCATGTCTATGCTTACAGTAGTAGTGATTCATAAAGGAGGGTGAGGAGATTGCAGGAAGGATTAGGGAAAACAGTGAGTatataacacagctatctgtagcaGAGGATGTATGGGGAGTAGGGTATGGAGGAGGGCCCACTTTCTAATGGCTTTTTAATCATTAGGTATGTGTGGTTTTTGTTTCTCATCTATTGCTGTCCTGTTGTTGGAAGCATATTcttgttgtttatgattttgaaCGGCGTTGAAACTTCACTCTGGGTGATCATACAAAACATGGCAGAGACAAAATGTGTTCTCAAATTGTTCGAACTCAATTGTTCGCACAAACCTCCTATTGATATTTAAATGTGCGTAAATAGGATGCTTTACGCATGTTTGAAATGTCAATGGGAGGTTTGTTCGAAAGTTTGAAATTATGCACGCATATCTGAAATTAGGATTTGCGCTATAGTATCTCATGATGGATTGAATGATGTCAGAAGTGTGAAACAGTGACTTATACTGTAGCGCAAGACACTGGTTCCAAATAGTGCTACTTGTGTGCATTGCATGATTCTAACCGTTTACTAAACTCTGGTTctataatcaaatcaaacattatttgtcacatgtgccgaatacaacaagtgtagactttactgtgcttacttgcaagcccttaattcttgcaactatagggggtgctgttccgcattagcattttttggtctccaaattaaactgcctcgtgctcaattcttgatcgtacaatatgcatattattgttattattggatagaaaacactttctaatttctatagccgttggaattttgtctctgagtggtacagaactacttctacagcacttttcctgacagggagtcagatttcagaaatttttacccctgatctggggtcggttttaaggtgcctgaaCATgatatggagaaaccgacactgcctacgtcttcctctgggtgtcagtacgtcatcacgctttgaatggagtcgattgcacaatcagagccactataaaacaagaagacgtggaagtaccgtcctttcccttcgcgcgttttacgcaagatgaacatcggacttgcctctttccaaatggttgtttagccagtgatatttctccggtcatgtttttagtcgttatagttgttaaaaacatcataatgtagttaatttgaaccgttttatagcaattcatatccgtttagtgcgattttgaggaatttctttgtcgtgcactttgaagctttggtcacgtttcggggtctcggttgatgttagtggacatttcgaaggacagaggacatctatcgatcaaaagaagattagacccaagaaaggatacattgcccaagaatctgatggaaaatcacctcatagtaagaaatatttaatatgataaatcgttgttctgtcgaaatattttaaacgcataatccgccattttgtttgttatcgcttcacttggcgaaccctgtattgcacagtaaggataattttagaaatgtaaatcagcggttgcattaagaactaatttgtctttcgattcctgtcaaccctgtattttttagtcaagtatatgattagctttcgattaaactagatcactctgaaagatgacgtccgacattttgaggcttgatttgccaGTAttgtcattgtataaccacggttttgtatggctaaatatgcacattttcgaacaaactctatatgtatgttgtaaaatgatgttacaggagtgtcatcggaagaattctgagaaggttagtgaaaaaattaatatattttggcgatgattacgttatagctctctttggcttgaatcgatgctctggtaacgtttgcacatgtggtatgctaacttatcgatttattgtgttttcgctgtaaaacgcttagaaaatctgaaatattgtctggaatcacaagatctgggtctttccattgctatgctttgtctattcttatgaaatgttttatgatgagtaaattggtcatacacgttgctctctatagtaattctagtcgagttgtgatggtcggtgcaattgtaaactgtgatttctacctgaaatatgcacttttttctaacaaaacctatcctataccataaatatgttatcagactgtcatctgatgaggttttttattggttattggctatcaatatcttagtttagccgaattggtgatagctactggtggagagaaaaaatggtggacaaagaaattgtgtattttgctaacgtgtttagctaatagatttacatattgtgtcttccctgtaaaacattttaaaaatctgaaatggtggctttattcacaagatctgtatctttcatctggtgtcttggacttgtgatttaatgatatttagatgctactatctacttgtgaagctatgctagctatgctaatcagtgtgtggggggggtggggggtgatcccggacccggggtagaggctcgtgaaaggttaaccaacaatgcagttctgaCGTTTAGAcctaacccagaccctaacccaatgttttgagtgtgtgtatggatCTAACATGTTGTGCAAATGAGAGTTgactgagtgtgtttgtgtgtatgtatccgTGTGGCGTACGTGCGGACACTGTCGTGGGGACCCCAAACAGAAACAGCTGTTTTGAGCAGAGGaaccttctctctctgtgtccagcCTGTCCCTCAGCTCCTATTGTCTCCCCACGTCCCCTAACAAAGCCACAGGGACCCTATTGTCTGACAGCAGATCCTATAAGAACTCAAACATCTCACTAACTCAGACCACCAGCTCCATATATCCACCAGCAGACTGACAGTTtacaagatgtgtgtgtgtgtgtgtgtgtgtgtgtgtgtgtgtgtgtgtgtgtgtgtgtgtgtgtgtgtgtgtgtgtgtgtgtgtgtgtgtgtgtgtgtgtgtgtgtgtgtgtgtgtgtgtgtgtgtgtgtgtgtgtgtgtgtgtgtgtgtgtgtgtgtgtgtgtgtgtgtgtgtgtgtgtgtgtgtgtgtgtgtgtgtgtgtgtgtgtgtgtgtgtgtgtgtgtgtgtgtgtgtgtgtgtgtgtgtgtgtgtgtgtgtgtgtgtgtgtaatgagtaGTCCCAAAAGGATAGTGGCTCCTGAAATCTGAGACCTGGAGGAAGTGAGATAGAGTTACAGCCCCCCTGTTCAtccaccacacacgcacacactctccctgtcactcactcacacacacacaccagcctccTCCTGCTCCCCGGGGGTCAAGGCTAACTCTACACCCCAGCTTTTGTTTTCCTGCCTCAAGGACTAAGGCCCTCACATGGATCCAACACACCTCATGGGACCAGGGGGCCAGTAAAACAGGCatattgtgcatgtgtgtgtgcctgagcaACGAACAGGGAACAGAGGGCTTGTAAACAAGAGCTTGATCAATCCAATCAGAGGATGGTTAgtatgtgcccccccccccccctagtccagctttcaacaccatccaCTCTGTCTGAAGATctgaccccccctcccccctccactccactccactgcAGCCAGCCTGTGAGAGAGCAGCTTAGTCTCGCTGGACTGGTCCTAATTACATAGCCGGGTAGAGCGATGATATagcttctgctctctctctctctttctcggtctctctctctccctatacctACCGTCAATCACCAACGATGACCAGTGTGCAAATTACCATTCCACAGCCAGCAGAGACATAATATGTGCTGTTCAGGTTTGTGTTCTCTAGAACTCACAACACCACAAATCACTAAGACTGGAGAGACCAAACCCACTGATGATGTTCCTCATTTTCAGATGTTCAACCTTTTCAACAATCAACACACACTCTTATTCAGAATAAGATAATGCTTCTAATCTAAATGAAAGAATCTGATCATTCAACCTATGGGCCAGAGTTATGTACATGCACATGATTGATGCGAGCAGAAGAGCTGCTGGTGTGAATTCTTTCCCCCTCTTGGTAGCGGTCCACTCCATGGTCAGTATTAGCAATTAAGGGTTAATCAGACGAATagtggagagagaaaggcagggatgcagggaggcggggggaggggcacatgaacagctcaaataagcgaagagaaatgacagtccatcattacttta encodes:
- the LOC139535862 gene encoding fidgetin-like protein 2 isoform X1, giving the protein MEELRTQGLLKMHWSPEHAAPLSQWPEQHLDVSSTTSPPSAHKHDSRGYTTAAGYPWASDDISALTASSLLKRYAEKYSGLELPYERPAPGAYSELGTFLKSETEPWALGQGMECYPALEALAAGAKVGSASVGLPGTGSVTVVNSNLTSDPGYSGGGSCNGPPSQDYPLSYNSTYLSSGYCLQPGSALPPASLQTTPILVSSYNPTNPVYNYPPGCYPHLQTSLAASYSHSHPSASYLPSGLSTPTPLTPRSTMEGSSYGYPSHSLGAGSETGGPLKRKAFEMAEEGEEGGGDGSRYRKYGNGHSKSHGNGHGNDYDIAGSEVQAYKPGKPLVSPPYGGQGEYSPSSGLGGESGGGGEHGFPHQRLAMKMPVSHARSEDPTGGR
- the LOC139535862 gene encoding fidgetin-like protein 2 isoform X2; this translates as MHWSPEHAAPLSQWPEQHLDVSSTTSPPSAHKHDSRGYTTAAGYPWASDDISALTASSLLKRYAEKYSGLELPYERPAPGAYSELGTFLKSETEPWALGQGMECYPALEALAAGAKVGSASVGLPGTGSVTVVNSNLTSDPGYSGGGSCNGPPSQDYPLSYNSTYLSSGYCLQPGSALPPASLQTTPILVSSYNPTNPVYNYPPGCYPHLQTSLAASYSHSHPSASYLPSGLSTPTPLTPRSTMEGSSYGYPSHSLGAGSETGGPLKRKAFEMAEEGEEGGGDGSRYRKYGNGHSKSHGNGHGNDYDIAGSEVQAYKPGKPLVSPPYGGQGEYSPSSGLGGESGGGGEHGFPHQRLAMKMPVSHARSEDPTGGR